The genomic segment CCCCGAAGAAGCGCCGTAATTCTCTTCTGGCGACGTTTGGCGTTATCGCCCGCTCGGCGAAGACTCGTGAACGGGAGCAAATCGGGGAAGTGATCTTCGCCGAAATCAAAGAAGTCGGTTATCAGCGCTGTTTCGGCAGGGCCCAAGCGGCCGGTCTCTGAAAGGTTCCACCAGTCCTCAAGGAGCCGGTGCCAGCTCAACCCTTCCGCGCGCGAACTGGCCGGCTGAACGCCCTCAAGGCCCAGGTGGGTCACCTGTTTGGTTTCGCGGCCCTCGAAGATTTTCGATTCAACCGCGATCACGAGGCGACTGCCAAAACGAAGGACGCCGTCCAAACGCTGTCCTTCTCCCTCACGCTCCACTATCTCACTGGAGCTGAGATCCACATCCTCGTCCGGCGACAGGAACACGCTGAGCAATTCGTCAACCAGCGGGCCTTCGACCTCGCCTTGCGCCGCCGCCGCCCGATGGTCAGCGGCGAAGACATGGCTCGTTTGCATGTCGACCTCGAGGCCCGGCAGCTGCGCAAGTGGATCCGCTCTCACTCGCCTCAGAAACGCGTCGCACGCCGGCGGCACCGTTCGCATAACGATCATGGCGGCCCGGGTGAGCTGATCTTCGTGGCCTGGAGATCCGCTATAGGCGCGGAAAGCGTTCAGATGTCTATTCATGACCATCTCCCTTAGCTACTGACGGCAGGCCGAGGATGCCGAACTCGCTCGCTCGTTCAGCATCAGACGGTCCGGCGAGCGCGGAGCGTTCCGCGGGCGCAAAGCCAACCCAGGCGCCTGTGTCGCTCGGTTCACATCGTTCCAACACATTCGAAGGAGACAGACGGAGGGACGCCGGATCCCTTCAGGCGTGCGCCAGGCTCCGTTCGATCGCGCCGCGAGATCCCCGCATCGCCTCGAAATTCCCCGGCCCACGCCACAACAACGCGTCCTGCGGCAGCGCCAAATACGTCGCCCGCGCCAGACCCGTCGTTCTGCCGCGGTCGTGCTCCCACGACTGCTGGAGCGCCAGTCCGACGAGGTCCTCTCCGCGTCGCTCGAGCCGCTCGGCCCAGCGCTCAACGTGAAGCGCCGCGGCTCGATGAGCGCTCTTCGCCGAGTTACAGCGCTTACAGGCAACGACGAGGTTCTCGATCCCATCGTCGAGCGAGTGCGCGTAAGGAAGGAAATGGTCGACATCGTTTGTCGTGATCGAGCCCGCGCAGTAGAAGCAACGGCGGTTCTGCAACAGGGACAGACCCCGGACGAGCTTTCGTGGGGGGCGGCGCTGTTGATCAAAGAGGAAGCTCTCGAGCCTCGAGGAATCGAGGTAGTTGCGGTTGAGGCCGGCCACCATCTGGGCCCAGCGACCTTCGATCTGCGGGCGAAGCAGCGGCGCCAGGCGAACTAGGTGGTCGGATGCACCGCGGAGGAAGCGGATCTCTCGCGAACTCTGGCGGTAGGACGTTCGCGTTGTCGTTTCATCCCAGTCGATCTCGTAGAGGAACGGCGCGTAAGGGCGCTGGAGGCGAGGGAGCGGCATCTGTGCGGCGGTCCACTCGACGTCGTCGAGAAGTCGCGGATAGTCGGGGCTTTGCTTGACCGAGTGGATTGACGCGGTCGGGGAGTAGCCGCCGACGGCACGGATCTCGGAGAGCCGCGAGACTATGACGGCCTTCTTGTTACCGCTCTGGCGCAGAAGCACTGGGCCCGAACGCCCCGGGAACCGCGCCGTCTGCGGCCAATAGATCTCGAGCATCCGCGCGGCGACCGTCGCGACGCTCAATCGGTCGGGTGCACGGCCGTCCGGACCCGTTCCCTCCCTTGCGCGGTCGATCAGCGCGAGCAGGAGACCGAACTTGTAGGTCGTCGAGAAGCTCGCCTCGTCGAGCAGTCCTAGAACCTTCGTCCCGAATGAAATCAGCGTGTCGTGTTGCGGCTTACTCATTCCAGTAGGCCGCCCGGTGTGGCAAGACCCAGCGCACGCCGCCGCGCGGATCCGCCACATCGCCTTCGTAGCGCGGAATAAGGTGGATGTGAGCGTGAGCGACCGTCTGACCGGCAGACGCCCCGATGTTGGCTCCGACGTTGATCCCGGCCGCCTCCAGCTCGCGCCGGAGGGTTGCCGCGAGCGCATCCGCGAGGGCCCAAAGATCCGAGCGCTCCTCGTCAGGCAGAGCCATCAGATCGGTCTCGTGGCGACGCGGAACCACCAGGCTGTGGCCTTCGCTCAGCGGAAATTCGTCGGCGAAGGCGGCCGAGTACTCGGTTTCGGCGACGAGACTGTCCGTCGCGGCGACTCGGGCACAGAGGACGCAGGGTGCGCCTTCTGGACCGCGCTCATCTGAGGCCGAAGCACTCACCCGATCGAGTCGACCAAGTGCGCCGCCTCGTCGGGCATGAGATAACGGCAGAAACCGGCGCCCGACTCGTCGATCTCGAAAGGCCAGGAGGGCTTTCCGCGCCGATCGGTGA from the Thermoleophilia bacterium SCSIO 60948 genome contains:
- a CDS encoding HIT family protein, with protein sequence MSASASDERGPEGAPCVLCARVAATDSLVAETEYSAAFADEFPLSEGHSLVVPRRHETDLMALPDEERSDLWALADALAATLRRELEAAGINVGANIGASAGQTVAHAHIHLIPRYEGDVADPRGGVRWVLPHRAAYWNE